ATTATTTTGATAAATTGGATGAGTATCAACGCCTTGGCATCAAAGAATATTGGATTGTCGATTATCTGGCGATCGGTAGTCGGGACATTTTAGGGGAACCAAAGCAGCCCACCGTTTCCATCTATACCCTCAATCCAGAAGGAGTTTACGATCGCCAAGCTTTTCAAGGGCAAGAAACCTTAGTATCCCCCACGTTTGCGGAACTGGTATTGACCCCAGAGCAAATTTTTAACGCTTAGTATTGGCATCAACAAGACAAAAAGTGGGGGTTGTATCGCGTCTCAGCCAGGATGGGGCGGAGAGTTTGGTAGAGGCTTAACTATAAGTCCACCAAAAGATAGAACTTCCTCAATTATTCACCTATGGCGTGAGTCAGCAGAAGAGGAATGTAGCTGACAATACAGAGACTTTACCTGGGATTTCTGTTAGTTTTGAGCAGGGGATAGGGTGGGCACAACTCTCTTCTTTTTTTAAACTCTAACTATCAGAAAACCATTTAGGAGCGCTCTTTACAGATGCAGGATTTTTTGAGTAACACAGTGGCGTTGTCGCGGCTACAATTTGCCGTCACTGCCATTTTCCATATGCTTTGGCCGGTATTAACCACTGGTATGGGCATTTATTTAGTAATTATTGAAGGATTATGGCTGAAAACTCGTAATTTAGACTATTATCACCATGCTCGCTTTTGGGCTCGGCTCTACGTTTTAAATTTCGGTATTGGAGTAGCTACCGGTTTGCCCATGGCCTTTCAATTCGGTCTAAACTGGGCTCCTTTTTCGGAATCCGTAGGGGACTTCTTCGGCACAGTGCTGGGCTTTGAGGGCACCATGGCCTTTATGCTCGAAGCCAGTTTTTTAGGCATTATGCTATTTGGTTGGGACCGGGTTCCGCCCTTAATTCATTACCTCGCCACCATTTTGGTAGCCATTGGAGCAAATCTTTCCACCTTTTGGATTCTTTCGGCTAATTCCTGGTTACAGACCCCCGCTGGGGGCATTTTTGTCGATGGAAAATTTGTGGTGCAGGACTATTTTGCGGCGATCGCCAATCCGTTTATGGTTAATAGTTTCCTGCACATGTTCTTTGCCACTTTAGAAACCTCTATGTTTGTCATTGGGGGTATCAGTGCTTGGTGTATTCTCACCGGTCGTCAACCGCAATTTTTTGCCCGCTCTTTGCAGGTAATTTTAGTGGTGGTGATGGCGGTGGCCCCTCTGCAAATTTTCATTGGTCATTTGAGTGCGGAACAAGTATCAGTGCATCAACCGGCTAAACTTGCGGCCATGGAAGCTCTCTGGGAAACGGTGCCAGCCAAAACCCCCGCGGCTTGGAGTGTGGTGGCTTTACCCAACGATAAAGCAGAAAAAAATGACTGGGAACTGAGCATTCCCGGCGCATTGAGCTACATTTTGGAACTTAAACCCCAACTGGATAAACCCATTCAAGGCCTGAAAGATTGGGCCCCGGTTGATCGCCCGAGGATGGTGGGCTTAATTTACTATTCTTTCCGCATTATGGTGGCCATTGGACTCTTTTTTGCCGCTCTCATGGCCGTGACAGTACTGCAATGGTTGCGGGGGAAATTGAAACCGGAAATTATCAGCCAACAAAAATGGCTACTGCGGGCTTGGGTCTTTGCCGCTCCGTTGGGTTATTTAGCAGTGGAAACGGGCTGGATTGTTCGTTGTGTGGGGCGACAACCCTGGATCGTTTACGGAGAGATGCGGACAGCAGAATCGGCCTCCAACCTGCCCCCCGGTGAAATTCTTTTTTCCCTAACCGGGTTGAGTGTAATGTATATCGTCTTTTTAATTGCCACTCTCTATTTCGGCAGTCGCATTATCCGCAATGGGCCGGATTTAACCTTGCCTGCTCCCCGAGGTTCCGAAGCTTCCCTTTGGGGCACTGTGACCAAGCATGAAACCAACCGCCGTCCCGCTGAAATTGCTGAAGTTAAGGAGTAACCCATGGAACCGTTAGAACCGCTACAACATTTTCTGCCCCAGGTTTGGTTTTTCATTTTGGGGTTATTTCTCTTTCTCTATGTCCTGTTGGATGGGTTTGATCTGGGGGTGGGGATTTTGTCCCTTACGGCTTCCAGCGAAGAACGGCGCAGTATTCTGATGACCAGTTTGGGTAATGTTTGGGATGCCAACGAAACCTGGTTAGTTTTAATGGGCGGCTCTTTATTTGGGGCTTTTCCCCTGGCCTACGCCACCATTTTGAATGCTCTCTATTTACCGGCGGTGATTATGGTGGTGGGGTTAATTCTCCGGGCAGTGTCCTTTGAGTTTCGGGAAAATGCTAATCGTAAATTAGTCTGGAACATCGCCTTTGGGGTCGGTAGTTTCCTCGCCGCCCTAGGTCAAGGTTTTGCCCTTGGCAGTGTGTTTGAAGGCATTACCGTCGATGCCCAGGGACATTTTGCCGGCACCATGTGGGATTGGCTGACTTGGCGATCGGTCATTGTGGCCCTTACCCTCATCCAGGGTTATGTGTTGATCGGCTCCACCTATCTCATTTTGAAGACGGAAGGAGAATTGCAAAAAACCTATTTCAAGACGGCGGCGATCGCCACTTGGACCACTTTGGCGGGGGCGGTGTTTATTACCATTAGCACTCCAGCTTTTTCCGAAGAGGCCAGGGCCCAATTGTTTACCGCTCCGTTGGTGTACATTTTTGCCGCCATTCCCCTGGTGGGCTTACTGTTCATTGGCCTACTGTTGCGGAGTTTGTATCTGCGGGAAGAAAATACCCCGATTATCTGGACATTTTTAGTCTTTTCCCTTTCCTTTATTGGTTTGGGTTTCATTATTTTCCCCAACATCATTCCCCCCAGCGTCACTATTTATGAAGCGGCGGCGGCCCCCAGTTCCCTAGTGTTTATGCTGACTTTCATTGGTTTCCTGATCCCGATCCTGTTGTTCTACAACATCTACAATTACTTAGTTTTCCGGGGCAAAATTGTCACCGACTAGGGAGTTCGTTGCAATAAACAGCGATACACCGGACGTTGCAAATTAAAACAGGCAATTTCCCTTTCTGTGGGTACCCCCAGTGGATTTTCTGCCAACCAAGGGGTGTCATGGGTAAAAACAAAATTGTCATTTTCGGCAAAACGGTCCCTCATATCCTGGGCCACGGGCTCCACATCCGATTGCAGTAAAACTTCCCCTCCTGGAGGCAATGCGTTGGCGATCGCCGTCACTAGTTCTGGTTGGGCCACTCGGCGTTTATTATGTCGTTGCTTAAACCAGGGATCGGGAAATTGGATGCTGACCCGTTGCAGAGTGGGGGGAAAGGCGGAAAAGAATTTTTCTGGCTCCACATTGATGTTGCCAAACAGGTAATGGAGATTTTTTAACCCCAGACGATCGCCGGTTTCGTTGGCCTCTAGCACCAAGGGTTGACGGATTTCCACCCCTAAAAAATTCCAGTCGGGGTGTTGTTGAGCCATTTTGAGGGGAAAGCGACCCCGGGCACAGCCAATATCTAGATGCAATGGTCGTTGGACATCGTCATAAACGGTGGCCCAATCGGGACAGGCCAACACCTGCCGATATTTTTCACTGAGGGGGTTGACGTGTTGGCGGATGCGGACTCTAGCCAAGGAAATTTAGCCTAATTCAACATTTATCTTCACAGCCATTTTCTAACATTTTCGCAATTTACGATTGCTTTCTCTGTCCCTGGCTATGCCACCAGTGCCAACAATCCTGGGCGATCGCCCAATCTTCTTCGGTGTGGACAATCAACACCGTCACCAAGGAGTCGGAGTGAGAAATGACAGTATCCCTTGGCGATCGGTTATTCAACTCTGGATCAAGTTTTAAACCTAGAAATTCAAAAGCTTGGCAAACATCTGCCCGCACAGTGGCGGCATTTTCCCCCACCCCGGCGGTAAACACCAACGTATCCAAACCTTCCAAGGAAGCAATCATTTGCCCCAAACAACTCCGGAAGCGATGGATATACATGACATAAGCCAATTGAGCTTGTTCATTACCCTCTGCTTTGGCCTGCAAAATGGTACGAAGATCCGCCGACAGCCCAGAGACTCCGAGCAAACCGGATTTTTTATTGAGGGTGGTGTTAATTTCCGCCGGGGTTAACCCTTGGGTTTCTTGCAAAAAAAGTAGAATTGCCGGGTCAATGGAACCGCTCCGGGCCCCCATCATCAAGCCTTCTAGGGGAGTGAAGCCCATAGTGGTATCAATGCTGACCCCATTTTTAATCGCCGTTAGGGAGGCACCGTTACCAATGTGGCAGGTGATGAGTTTTAAATCCGCCAAAGGTTTACCTAAAATTTCCGCAGTTTTCTGGGCACAATATTTGTGGCTAGTGCCGTGGAACCCATAGCGACGGATGCCTAAATTAGTCCAGGCTTGAGGAATGGGATATTCGGCAGCAGGGGTGGGAATGGTGCGGTGAAAAGCCGTGTCGAACACAGCGATCTGGGGCACTTCCCCCAACACCAACAGTGCGCTGATTGCTTCAATGCCCTCTAGGTGAGCAGGATTATGGGCTGGAGCCAGGGGAATTAAGTCTGCAATGGCCTGTTGCACTTCCGGCGTGATCAAAGTGGCTTCGGCATGATCCGTTCCTCCATGGACCACTCGATGGCCCACCAGGTCAATCTCTGCCAAACTTTTCAACACTGCATCATCCCCCGTTACCAGGGTGTCCAACATTCGGGCTATACCTTGTTGGCGATCGCCAGTTTCCAGAATGATCACTTGTTTTTGGCCAGCAGTTTCCACCGTTAACCGCCCCTGATTTGCCAACACCGTCCAATCAATGAAAGCCTCCCATAAGGGCTCCGGTATCGTCTCCGGTAGGCGATCGCCAGTCAGCTCATAAAGACAACTTTTTTGACTGCTGGAACCGGCATTGAGAATCAGGAATTTCATTTCAATTCGGTTTGGAAAAGTTGTTTCACTTTTTGCCAAGCATCGGCGGCCGCTTCGGCGTTATAGCTAGCCCTTTGGTCACAGAAAAAGCCATGGTCTGCGCCTGGGTAACGGAAAATTTTATGGTTCACCTGATACTTGGTTAAAGCCTGTTCAATCTGCTCCGTATCTGCCATGGGAATGCTGGTATCTTCCAAGCCGAAGAAGGCGTATAAAGTGCCCTGAATTTTATCGGTATAGGTAATGGGCGGTTCCGCTGTCCCTGGAGCCCAATGGGGAATACCCGCGCCGTAAAAGGAAGCCGTGGCCTTGACTGTGGGTAAACTAGCCCCTAAATAGACAATCCAACCACCAAAACAAAAACCAATTAATCCTACTTCTTCCGGTTTAACGTTGGGTAAAGTTTGGGCGTAGGCAATGGTGGCTTCCAGATCGCTCAAAATTTCTGCACTACTAGTCTGATCTTTGAGCTTTCTACCCGCTTCAATACCTTCTGGGGTATAACCCTCTTCAAAACCTGGCGCTTGCCGTTGATAAATGGCCGGGGCGATCGCCACGTAACCTTCTTTAGCCACCCGTTCTGTCACGTCCCGGATATGGCTATTAACTCCAAAAATTTCCTGAATCACAATCACCACGGGATATTGACCCACGGCCACCGGCTCGGCCAAATAGCCTGCAATTTGCAAATTTTGGTTGGGAATGGTGACCAAGGTGGTCTTGATGTCAACAGTCATAAACTACCCGGAAATAATAACTCCTAGCCTATCTCAAAATCTGTACTGAAAGCCCTGTCTGAGAACGGCGATCGCTTCTGTCGGCTACTAATTCCGCTTGTGGGCCCCATGAAAAAGCAATAGGAGAAATTTACGTCTGCTGGATTTAGGCTCCCAGAGGGAAAACATTATCTGCCAACGCCGGGAAAAACGTTAAAATCACAAATTGTAACTGTTGTTACTTAAAGGTAACCACCGTTGTGTTTTTTGCAATCTAAGGGAATTGAAAATAATGTTTAAACCCAGCTTACTTTTGTCTTTGCTTGTTGTGGGCTGTTTGCTAACGGTTACCGGTTGCGGTGGTGGCAATCAGAGGGAGGAAGGTCAACCCACTCAACAGAACATCGAACAGCAAGAAAATAACAACGGGAATGCCAATACCAATGATGATGATAATGACAATAACGACGACGATGAGGAAGATGACAACAAAGATGGAGATGATTAAGGCGGTTTGATTCCAACTACCCCAGTGAAGATTCTTTTCATTAGCAACGGCCACGGAGAAGACCTCAACGCCGGCCTGATCATCGATGCCCTGCAACGGTGATCGCCGGAATTTGATCTATTTGTTCTGCCTTTGGTGGGAGAAAGTAAAGCCTATCAAAAGGCCCTTTGATCTAAACCATGAAAAGTACGGTTTACATTGAAACTAGTGTGATTAGCTATCTTGCGGCTCGTCCCAGTCGGGATGTCGTTGCGGCTGGACATCAACAGGTCAGCTACGAATGGTGGGATACAGAGCGCACGAAGTTTTCCCTTTACACTTCAACTCTAGTCCTTCGGGAGGCCAGTAGCGGTAACCCAGAGGCCGCATCAGCCCGTTTAGAATGGTTGCAGGGGATTCCCGTTATTGCTATCACCCAAGAGGCTGAGGCTCTTTCTGAATATCTTATTCAAAGAGCAGCCCTTCCCCAGAAAGCAGTGGCAGACGCATTACATATTGCAACGGCGGCTTATCACCAACTTAATTTTTTGCTTACTTGGAATTGTAAGCACATTGCCAACGCAGCTAAACGTCACCGTATTGAATGTGCCTGCCGAGAATTTGGCTTTGAGTCCCCTATCCTTTGTACCCCCGAGGAATTACTCGGAGTTAATTCTGATGTGGAATGACCCTATAGTTGAAGAAACACGACGGTTACGAGACGAGTATGCGGCCAAACATGGTCACAACATCCACGCTATTGTGGCAGATCTCAAGAGTTGGCAAGAGCAAGGCTTTCCCCTTGTAGGCCAGAAAACTGAAGTGCTTCAGCCTAAACTTTTATCCTCCCTAAATCCTCACGATCAAGAGTCAGAATGACCAAAGTGGCTCTATCAGAATTACCCCAGTGAAGATTCTTTTCATTAGCAACGGCCACGGAGAAGACCTCAACGCTGGCCTGATCATCGATGCCCTGCAACGGCGATCACCAGAATTTGAGTTATTTGCTCTGCCCTTGGTGGGGGAAGGTAAAGCCTATCAAAATAGGGGAATTAGCATCATTGCGCCTACCCAACCTTTACCCTCGGGAGGGATCATTTACACTGGCTTTTTAACCTGGTGGCGGGACATTGTTGGGGGTTTAGTGGGTCTAACTATTAAGCAAATTAAGGCCCTACTCAAACAAAAACATCAGTTTGACCTGATTGTGGCGATCGGGGACATTGTGCCCCTGGCTTTCGCCCGTCTAAGTGGGAAACCCTACCTAAGTTTTTTGGTGGCCAATTCCAGTTACTACGAAGGCCGGTTGTCCCTACCCTTTACCGTGACCTGGTGTTTAAAATCTCGTCATTGCCTAGGGGCGATCGCCAAAGATAATTTTACTGCCCAAGATTTAAGTCAACGGGGCATCAACATCCGCTGGTTGGGCTATCCCATTATGGACGCTTTACAACCGACGGGACAGCAGCTACGACGGGACAGCAAAACTCTCATTGCCCTTTTGCCCGGTAGCCGGGTGCCGGAAGCGGTACATAATTTGGCTCAATTATTGCCCTTGTGTGGAGCCATTGCCCAGGAAAAAGCAGTGGATTTTTGGGCTGCCCTCGTGCCGGCAGTGACGGTGGAACATTTACAAAACCTAGCAAGGGAGCATGGTTGGCAATACCACGGCGATCGCCTGGAAAAAGATAATTGCACCATTCATTGCTCCTGGGATCAATTTGCTGACATTTTGCACCAAGCGGATTTAGTGTTGGGTATGGCGGGGACCGCGGTGGAGCAGGCCGTGGGTTTAGGCAAGCCAGTGTTGCAAATCCCTGGTCATGGTCCCCAATTTACCTATGGTTTTGCCGAAGCTCAAATGCGATTATTGGGCTGTTCCGTCACCACCGTCGGCAAAAATCCCCAGGAAGCTAATTTAATCAGTCAAGCTAGTCAGAAAGCGCTGGCAATTCTGGCGGATCAACATTATCAGCAACGCTGTCGGCACAATGGACAAGAGCGCATTGGCTCCCCCGGTGGTTCCCTGGCGATCGCCAACCACATTGCCGCAACTGCCAAAACTTTGGCTGACAAGGGGTAGAATGCGGTCAACATAGCCGTGATTTACTGCCACTAACTGAACAAATCAAGGAAAAGTCTTCCCTTTAACAACCCGAAAATCCCCAAGAAGATTAGGATAAAAACATCTAGGCCAATTTTAATCGTCCTCCGCGTATGAGTATCTACGATCCCAACCCAGATCAGTCTCTAGCCAGAATCGACGCCCTAGAGAAGGAGTTGGCCAACCTCAAAGCCAGTCATAACACCCTGGACATCCAAAATAAAATTCTGAAAGGCTTTATCTCCCTCACCAACGTCTCGGCGGGGCGGATGTTAATTAAGGCCACGTTGCAAAAAACCATGGAAGCCTCCATTCACCAAACGGGGGCCCAATTGGGCAGTCTTTTCTTACTAGATGGGGACGGCAGGGTCACGGAGAGTATTTTAGCCAGGGGAGCCACCGACCAAAGCCAGAAAAAGAATATTGTCGGCCAAGTGCTGGACAAGGGGCTAGCGGGTTGGGTCAGGGAAAATAAAAGAACTGGTCTCATCAACGACACCACCAAGGATTACCGTTGGCTAAAACTGCCCGACGAACCTTACCAGGCCCTGTCCGCCCTGGGGGTCCCTATTGTTTGGGGGGACGAACTGTTGGGGATTTTGACTCTGATGCATTCCCAGGTGAATCATTTCACCCCGGCCTGTGCCACTGCCATGGAAAAAACGGCAGAATTAATTGCTCTAGTCTTGAACAATGCTCGCATTCAAACCAAGCATAAGCAAAATGAAACTCTGATTCAACAGGAAGACGACTTATTAAACCAAGCTATTCTCTGGTTTCCCAGTATAATTTTTATCCTAGATAACCAGGGAGTATTGCTCAAATGTGGGGGCAAATATTTAGCCCAGATTGGTCTTGACCCTAAGGAAAGCATTGGTAAATCAATTTATTATTTATTACCTGAGGCTAATGAACTAAAAAGCCTGACCAGCCATGCCCTAGCTAACAACATTATTGAGTCTGTGAGCGTGCAGATGGAACGAGTCGACCACGGCACTTGGTTCTATGATGCTTGGTTTTCTCCTATCCTAGATAACCATGGCCAGGTTTCTAATGTTGTTTGTATGCTTTTACCAGCCTAAAACAGGGAGTAAAGATCTAGAGTAATCTTTTTCATCATTGTCTATATTTTAGTTATACTTTTGCTGCGCTTTTCTTACCATTTACGTGTATGAAACAAGGTAAACTTTCACAGCTCATTGGGGAGCTGGGATAAATAGAATTACAAGGATAAATTCTAGGAGCAAAACAGTACACATCATGAAGAGTTACCGGCGCTTGAAACAATTACTTTTCTTTACCAATATTGGCGATAAGTCTAAGCAAATTAGACAAAAGACTGGGGCGGGAAAAACAAAAATTTATCTA
The genomic region above belongs to Synechocystis sp. PCC 6803 substr. PCC-P and contains:
- a CDS encoding cytochrome ubiquinol oxidase subunit I, producing MQDFLSNTVALSRLQFAVTAIFHMLWPVLTTGMGIYLVIIEGLWLKTRNLDYYHHARFWARLYVLNFGIGVATGLPMAFQFGLNWAPFSESVGDFFGTVLGFEGTMAFMLEASFLGIMLFGWDRVPPLIHYLATILVAIGANLSTFWILSANSWLQTPAGGIFVDGKFVVQDYFAAIANPFMVNSFLHMFFATLETSMFVIGGISAWCILTGRQPQFFARSLQVILVVVMAVAPLQIFIGHLSAEQVSVHQPAKLAAMEALWETVPAKTPAAWSVVALPNDKAEKNDWELSIPGALSYILELKPQLDKPIQGLKDWAPVDRPRMVGLIYYSFRIMVAIGLFFAALMAVTVLQWLRGKLKPEIISQQKWLLRAWVFAAPLGYLAVETGWIVRCVGRQPWIVYGEMRTAESASNLPPGEILFSLTGLSVMYIVFLIATLYFGSRIIRNGPDLTLPAPRGSEASLWGTVTKHETNRRPAEIAEVKE
- a CDS encoding acetate/propionate family kinase gives rise to the protein MKFLILNAGSSSQKSCLYELTGDRLPETIPEPLWEAFIDWTVLANQGRLTVETAGQKQVIILETGDRQQGIARMLDTLVTGDDAVLKSLAEIDLVGHRVVHGGTDHAEATLITPEVQQAIADLIPLAPAHNPAHLEGIEAISALLVLGEVPQIAVFDTAFHRTIPTPAAEYPIPQAWTNLGIRRYGFHGTSHKYCAQKTAEILGKPLADLKLITCHIGNGASLTAIKNGVSIDTTMGFTPLEGLMMGARSGSIDPAILLFLQETQGLTPAEINTTLNKKSGLLGVSGLSADLRTILQAKAEGNEQAQLAYVMYIHRFRSCLGQMIASLEGLDTLVFTAGVGENAATVRADVCQAFEFLGLKLDPELNNRSPRDTVISHSDSLVTVLIVHTEEDWAIAQDCWHWWHSQGQRKQS
- the trmB gene encoding tRNA (guanosine(46)-N7)-methyltransferase TrmB, producing MARVRIRQHVNPLSEKYRQVLACPDWATVYDDVQRPLHLDIGCARGRFPLKMAQQHPDWNFLGVEIRQPLVLEANETGDRLGLKNLHYLFGNINVEPEKFFSAFPPTLQRVSIQFPDPWFKQRHNKRRVAQPELVTAIANALPPGGEVLLQSDVEPVAQDMRDRFAENDNFVFTHDTPWLAENPLGVPTEREIACFNLQRPVYRCLLQRTP
- a CDS encoding lipid-A-disaccharide synthase-related protein — encoded protein: MKILFISNGHGEDLNAGLIIDALQRRSPEFELFALPLVGEGKAYQNRGISIIAPTQPLPSGGIIYTGFLTWWRDIVGGLVGLTIKQIKALLKQKHQFDLIVAIGDIVPLAFARLSGKPYLSFLVANSSYYEGRLSLPFTVTWCLKSRHCLGAIAKDNFTAQDLSQRGINIRWLGYPIMDALQPTGQQLRRDSKTLIALLPGSRVPEAVHNLAQLLPLCGAIAQEKAVDFWAALVPAVTVEHLQNLAREHGWQYHGDRLEKDNCTIHCSWDQFADILHQADLVLGMAGTAVEQAVGLGKPVLQIPGHGPQFTYGFAEAQMRLLGCSVTTVGKNPQEANLISQASQKALAILADQHYQQRCRHNGQERIGSPGGSLAIANHIAATAKTLADKG
- a CDS encoding GAF domain-containing protein — translated: MSIYDPNPDQSLARIDALEKELANLKASHNTLDIQNKILKGFISLTNVSAGRMLIKATLQKTMEASIHQTGAQLGSLFLLDGDGRVTESILARGATDQSQKKNIVGQVLDKGLAGWVRENKRTGLINDTTKDYRWLKLPDEPYQALSALGVPIVWGDELLGILTLMHSQVNHFTPACATAMEKTAELIALVLNNARIQTKHKQNETLIQQEDDLLNQAILWFPSIIFILDNQGVLLKCGGKYLAQIGLDPKESIGKSIYYLLPEANELKSLTSHALANNIIESVSVQMERVDHGTWFYDAWFSPILDNHGQVSNVVCMLLPA
- a CDS encoding dienelactone hydrolase family protein, with product MTVDIKTTLVTIPNQNLQIAGYLAEPVAVGQYPVVIVIQEIFGVNSHIRDVTERVAKEGYVAIAPAIYQRQAPGFEEGYTPEGIEAGRKLKDQTSSAEILSDLEATIAYAQTLPNVKPEEVGLIGFCFGGWIVYLGASLPTVKATASFYGAGIPHWAPGTAEPPITYTDKIQGTLYAFFGLEDTSIPMADTEQIEQALTKYQVNHKIFRYPGADHGFFCDQRASYNAEAAADAWQKVKQLFQTELK
- the cydB gene encoding cytochrome d ubiquinol oxidase subunit II → MEPLEPLQHFLPQVWFFILGLFLFLYVLLDGFDLGVGILSLTASSEERRSILMTSLGNVWDANETWLVLMGGSLFGAFPLAYATILNALYLPAVIMVVGLILRAVSFEFRENANRKLVWNIAFGVGSFLAALGQGFALGSVFEGITVDAQGHFAGTMWDWLTWRSVIVALTLIQGYVLIGSTYLILKTEGELQKTYFKTAAIATWTTLAGAVFITISTPAFSEEARAQLFTAPLVYIFAAIPLVGLLFIGLLLRSLYLREENTPIIWTFLVFSLSFIGLGFIIFPNIIPPSVTIYEAAAAPSSLVFMLTFIGFLIPILLFYNIYNYLVFRGKIVTD
- a CDS encoding type II toxin-antitoxin system VapC family toxin: MKSTVYIETSVISYLAARPSRDVVAAGHQQVSYEWWDTERTKFSLYTSTLVLREASSGNPEAASARLEWLQGIPVIAITQEAEALSEYLIQRAALPQKAVADALHIATAAYHQLNFLLTWNCKHIANAAKRHRIECACREFGFESPILCTPEELLGVNSDVE